From one Pseudomonadota bacterium genomic stretch:
- a CDS encoding sigma 54-interacting transcriptional regulator — protein MNINEKDFFHQVTIRICGSLEIDRALMHSFQYLKDFIPLDEMWLALLDKDVGGLRAIAIADHSGVKKMDAIIPIPKVVRNRLDKQDFTPKKVIKINKMELINLSNFLGYPDSSLMVLPLLTDGVKTGSLVMRAAGKERYSDSHAELLTLLHDPFAVALSNALRHEDVLKLKDMLADENQYLISELRQLSGEEIVGAESGLKNVMDMVHQVAPRDNPVLLLGETGVGKEVIANAIHYSSPRKDGPFIKVNSGAIPEGLIDSELFGHEKGAFTGAINQKRGRFERAHGGTIFLDEIGDLPIQAQSRLLRVIQQKELERVGGAKTIQVDTRIIAATHRNLEYMVAKNRFREDLWYRLSIFPIVIPPLRQRKSDIPELVEHFLKRKSRELNLRGIPPIAPGAIERLMDYPWKGNVRELENMVERALIQYNGGLLNFGHSIFSQVEDTPELASSDGRMLTLSEINARHIQKVLEVTKGKINGPGGTADILGIHPSTLRCKMDKLGIKYGKNSSFGASKAL, from the coding sequence ATGAACATAAACGAAAAAGACTTTTTTCATCAGGTTACTATTCGCATATGCGGAAGTCTTGAAATTGATCGAGCTTTAATGCATTCTTTTCAATATCTAAAAGATTTTATCCCCCTGGATGAAATGTGGCTGGCTTTACTTGATAAAGATGTAGGAGGGCTAAGAGCCATAGCCATTGCTGATCATTCAGGTGTAAAAAAAATGGATGCCATCATTCCAATCCCCAAGGTTGTCAGAAACAGGCTTGACAAACAGGATTTCACACCAAAAAAAGTTATTAAAATTAATAAGATGGAACTAATTAATTTATCGAACTTTTTAGGTTATCCTGATTCATCTCTTATGGTTTTACCTTTATTGACAGATGGTGTCAAGACGGGATCTTTGGTTATGAGAGCGGCGGGAAAAGAAAGATATTCAGATTCGCATGCTGAACTGCTTACTTTGCTTCATGACCCTTTTGCAGTTGCATTATCTAATGCATTAAGGCATGAGGATGTCCTCAAATTAAAGGATATGCTGGCTGATGAAAATCAATATCTTATCAGTGAACTGCGGCAATTATCCGGCGAAGAAATTGTTGGAGCGGAATCAGGTCTGAAAAACGTCATGGATATGGTTCATCAGGTCGCTCCAAGAGATAACCCTGTACTACTTTTGGGGGAAACCGGTGTAGGAAAGGAAGTCATAGCTAATGCCATCCATTATTCTTCACCCCGAAAAGACGGCCCGTTTATAAAAGTTAACAGTGGTGCTATTCCCGAAGGACTTATAGACAGTGAACTTTTCGGACATGAAAAAGGTGCATTTACAGGCGCTATTAATCAAAAACGGGGACGGTTTGAACGTGCACACGGAGGGACAATCTTTTTAGATGAGATTGGAGATTTACCTATTCAGGCACAAAGCAGATTGTTACGGGTTATCCAGCAAAAGGAGCTGGAACGTGTAGGAGGAGCTAAAACGATCCAGGTTGATACCCGCATTATAGCTGCTACTCACCGTAACCTGGAATACATGGTTGCAAAGAATAGATTCAGGGAAGATTTATGGTACAGACTGAGCATATTTCCGATTGTAATTCCCCCTTTAAGGCAGCGAAAATCCGATATTCCCGAGCTTGTTGAACATTTCCTGAAACGTAAATCAAGAGAATTAAATTTGCGCGGCATTCCCCCAATAGCACCCGGTGCTATTGAGCGGCTTATGGATTATCCGTGGAAAGGGAACGTGCGGGAGCTGGAAAATATGGTTGAAAGGGCGCTGATACAATATAATGGCGGTTTATTGAATTTTGGCCATTCCATTTTCTCTCAGGTTGAGGATACACCTGAACTTGCCAGCTCGGATGGCAGAATGCTCACGCTAAGCGAGATCAATGCCCGTCATATTCAAAAAGTGCTGGAAGTAACAAAAGGGAAAATTAACGGACCAGGAGGAACAGCAGATATTCTCGGAATACACCCCAGTACATTAAGATGCAAAATGGACAAGCTTGGAATCAAATACGGGAAAAACAGCAGTTTCGGGGCTTCAAAAGCCCTATAA